A single window of Arvicola amphibius chromosome 15, mArvAmp1.2, whole genome shotgun sequence DNA harbors:
- the LOC119802254 gene encoding 60S ribosomal protein L30-like, with amino-acid sequence MVAAKKMKKSLESINSRLQLVMKSGKYVLGYKQTLKMIRQGKAKLVILANNCPALRKSEIEYYAALAKTGVHHYSGNNTELGTACGKYYRVCTLAIIDPGDSDIIRSIARTDR; translated from the coding sequence ATGGTGGCAGCAAAGAAGATGAAAAAGTCTCTGGAGTCGATCAACTCTCGGCTCCAGCTTGTTATGAAAAGTGGGAAGTACGTGCTGGGATACAAACAGACTCTGAAGATGATCAGACAGGGCAAAGCGAAACTGGTGATCCTTGCCAACAACTGCCCCGCCTTGAGGAAATCTGAAATAGAATACTATGCCGCGTTGGCTAAAACTGGTGTCCATCACTACAGTGGCAATAACACTGAGTTGGGCACAGCGTGTGGAAAATACTACAGAGTATGCACACTGGCCATCATCGACCCAGGTGATTCTGACATTATTAGAAGCATTGCCAGAACAGACCGgtga